A portion of the Hemiscyllium ocellatum isolate sHemOce1 chromosome 42, sHemOce1.pat.X.cur, whole genome shotgun sequence genome contains these proteins:
- the LOC132834686 gene encoding hydroxylysine kinase-like: MSSSEKPVLIKPSLTEAQAVELVERLYGLKVSSVQPMPSYDDQNFHILVSEDQVTRDHSQSYVLKVMNTGDSEDADLIEAQTQAMIFLSEKGFPTPTPIPTIDGKIMSLETIGCGVQSKAHMVRLLTYLPGRPLSEMPIEPQILYKAGQTLARMNEVLAEFQHPFRKSLQRPDFLWKLSNIHLLNKYLYVVGEGRDRQIIEQIIQQFQEEIIPNLCKLRQSLNHGDLSHTNILVQPVHPSANHSNPTELQLELDISGLLDFSDMNYGYYVFDVAISIMYLMLGSNDPISAGGHVLSGFESVIPLLPEEQDAIFLLVLCRFSQSLVMGRYNTLLYPENSEYLLSTGRAGWKCLHQLWSLGKEAVGKIWFEAGKFQST; encoded by the exons ATGTCTTCCTCAGAGAAACCTGTTCTCATCAAACCCTCGCTGACTGAGGCCCAGGCTGTCGAGTTGGTCGAGCGATTGTACGGTCTGAAGGTCTCCAGTGTCCAACCAATGCCTAGTTACGATGACCAGAACTTCCACATCCTGGTGTCTGAGGACCAGGTGACCAGAGATCACAGTCAGAGCTATGTCCTCAAGGTGATGAACACTGGTGACAGTGAGGATGCTGATTTAATTGAAGCACAAACGCAAGCCATGATATTTTTGAGTGAGAAAGGATTTCCTACACCCACACCAATCCCAACCATTGATGGAAAGATTATGTCGTTGGAGACGATTG GCTGTGGAGTCCAATCGAAGGCCCACATGGTCCGGTTACTGACCTACCTCCCTGGACGTCCATTGTCTGAAATGCCTATAGAGCCTCAGATCTTGTACAAAGCTGGTCAAACCCTCGCACGAATGAATGAGGTGCTTGCA GAATTCCAGCATCCTTTCCGGAAGAGTCTGCAGCGTCCGGATTTCCTCTGGAAACTCTCAAACATTCACTTGTTGAACAAGTATCTTTATGTAGTGGGAGAGGGAAGGGATCGCCAAATTATAGAGCAAATTATTCAGCAATTCCAGGAAGAGATAATTCCAAATCTCTGCAAGTTGCGTCAAA GCTTGAATCACGGAGACCTCAGTCACACCAACATTCTAGTCCAGCCTGTTCACCCCTCAGCTAATCACTCCAACCCAACTGAGCTGCAGCTGGAACTGGACATCTCTGGGTTACTGGACTTCAGTGACATGAATTATGGTTATTATGTCTTTGATGTGGCCATATCCATAATGTATCTGATGCTGGGGAGTAACGATCCCATTAGTGCAGGGGGCCATGTCCTCTCGGGCTTTGAGAGTGTGATCCCGTTACTCCCTGAGGAGCAAGACGCCATTTTCCTGCTGGTTCTTTGCAGGTTTTCTCAGTCACTGGTTATGGGGAGATACAATACTCTGCTTTACCCTGAAAATTCAGAGTACCTTCTGAGCACTGGGAGAGCTGGCTGGAAGTGTCTCCACCAACTGTGGTCGCTGGGGAAAGAGGCAGTAGGAAAGATTTGGTTTGAGGCAGGCAAGTTCCAAAGCACTTGA